Below is a genomic region from Gemmatimonadaceae bacterium.
CGCCCGCAAATATCTGCGCAAGCCGATCGTGGTCCAGGTTGGCCGGAGGTCATCTGCTGCAAGCACAGTAACTCATGCCGTTTACCCTGTGCCGCGCGATCGCAAAACAGAGCTTCTCGCCGAGTTGTTGAAGGAAAAGGGTATGGACTCCGTTCTCATCTTCACCCGTACCAAGCATGGCGCCGACAAGGTGGTGCGCCATCTCGAAGGAAAGGGGATCAGCTCCACAGCGATGCATGCCGACAAGTCACAGATCGACCGGATGCGCGCGCTCGAGGATTTCAAGAGTGGCGAAGTGCGCGTGCTCGTTGCAACCGACATAGCCCAGCGCGGCCTTGATGTATCGGGCATCAGTCATGTCATCAACTATGATGTTCCGCAGCAGCCGGAAGATTATGTCCATCGTATCGGTCGTACCGGGCGCGCCGCGGCCACCGGCGATGCGTTCACCTTCATGTCCCCGGATGAGATCGCCATGGTGCGCTCGATTGAGCGGATTATTGGCGAGCCGATTCCCCGCATTTCGGTGCCGGGGTATGACTTCGGCTCCGTCGCCAGCGCGCCGGGGGCGGAAAGTGAAACTGAAGTGCGCGAAGCGCCGGTGATGATGTCCCGCGGCCGCCGGACTCGCCGCTAATTCCGGACCCGGCCGAGCCGGGATACGTAGATCGTGTCGGCAGCGTCATTGCGCTGAACCGTCATCGTGAAGTTGGCCGCACCGTATCCCACGCCGATCGGCGAATAGGTAATAGAGGCGCGGTTGGTGGTGATCCCCACGCCATGTGCCGCTGATATTTCGCGAATCGCCACGGTGTCCGCCTCGACGCGCACTACGATTATACCGCGGCCCGTATCGATCTCGAGCGTTGCCCGCGCGCCACGCACGATGGCGGCGTGGCGCGCGGTAGAGAACAGGGCAGCTATCTCAGTGACTGCTCCGCGCACCTGAATACGATCGATGAACCCGCTCGCGCGCGGAAGCGTGACTGCCGCGACAATGGCAACGAGCGCGAGTGCAATTACCATCTCGATGAG
It encodes:
- a CDS encoding GspH/FimT family pseudopilin, which produces MRQGFNLIEMVIALALVAIVAAVTLPRASGFIDRIQVRGAVTEIAALFSTARHAAIVRGARATLEIDTGRGIIVVRVEADTVAIREISAAHGVGITTNRASITYSPIGVGYGAANFTMTVQRNDAADTIYVSRLGRVRN